In a genomic window of Tursiops truncatus isolate mTurTru1 chromosome 7, mTurTru1.mat.Y, whole genome shotgun sequence:
- the C7H2orf88 gene encoding small membrane A-kinase anchor protein, whose amino-acid sequence MGCMKSKQTFPFPTTLESEKRHESQENFMPEERLLLRMPSLVNVKEEVKEPLGPEIVVFEFAHRLSQEILSDALQQWAGNHLKYYDIPYIESEGP is encoded by the coding sequence ATGGGCTGCATGAAATCAAAGCAAACTTTCCCATTTCCCACCACACTCGAGAGTGAGAAGAGGCATGAGAGTCAAGAAAACTTTATGCCTGAAGAGAGACTTCTACTCAGGATGCCTTCTCTAGTTAATGTCAAAGAGGAAGTGAAGGAACCCCTAGGGCCTGAAATTGTGGTCTTTGAATTTGCACACCGCCTGTCCCAGGAAATCTTGAGTGATGCCTTGCAGCAGTGGGCTGGCAACCACCTCAAGTACTATGACATCCCATATATTGAGAGTGAGGGGCCTTGA